A single window of Plectropomus leopardus isolate mb chromosome 12, YSFRI_Pleo_2.0, whole genome shotgun sequence DNA harbors:
- the LOC121951337 gene encoding RING finger protein 11-like yields MGNCLKSPTSDDISLLHDSQSDRASFGDGTDPDLEPPPPYQEQAHMPMYHPTPSQARLATQLTEEEQIRIAQRIGLIQHLPKGVYDGGQDGSEKKIRECVICMLDFVYGDPIRFLPCMHIYHMDCIDDWLMRSFTCPSCMEPVDAALLSTYETN; encoded by the exons ATGGGCAACTGTCTCAAGTCTCCGACATCAGACGacatttctctgcttcatgACTCCCAGTCAGACAGGGCGAGTTTCGGTGATGGGACAGACCCTGACCTGGAGCCTCCCCCACCGTACCAG GAGCAGGCTCACATGCCCATGTACCATCCCACGCCCAGTCAGGCTCGTCTGGCCACCCAGctgacagaggaggagcagatcCGCATAGCTCAGCGCATCGGCCTCATTCAGCACCTCCCTAAGGGTGTTTATGATGGCGGGCAAGACGGCTCCGAGAAGAAGATCCGAGA atGCGTGATCTGTATGCTGGACTTTGTTTACGGGGACCCCATCCGGTTCCTGCCATGTATGCACATCTACCACATGGACTGTATAGACGACTGGCTGATGAGATCCTTCACCTGCCCCTCCTGCATGGAGCCAGTGGATGCTGCCCTGCTCTCCACATATGAGACCAACTGA
- the rpe65a gene encoding retinoid isomerohydrolase: protein MVSRFEHPAGGYKKIFETCEELAEPLPATVTGRIPPFLKGSLLRLGPGLFEVGDEPFYHLFDGQALMHKFDFKNGQVTYFRKFVRTDAYVRAITEKRVVITEFGTFAYPDPCKNIFSRFFSYFKGVEVTDNCLVNVYPVGEDFYAVTETNYITKVNVDTLETLKKVDMCNYININGVTAHPHIERDGTVYNIGNCMGKGATLAYNIVRIPPTQKDKSDPIEKSKVVVQFPSAERFKPSYVHSFGMSDNYFVFVETPVKINLLKFLSAWSIRGSNYMDCFESNESQGTLFHIARKDPGEYIDHKFKGAPIGMFHHINTYEDQGFIVVDLCGWKGFEFVYNYLWLANLRANWEEVKKAAMMAPQPEVRRYVIPLDVHKEEQGKNLVSLPYTTATAVMHADGTIWLEPEVLFSGPRQAFEFPQINYERYAGKNYTYAYGLGLNHFIPDRICKLNVKTKETWVWQEPDSYPSEPLFVQTPDGVDEDDGVLLTIVVAPGSQRPGYLLILNAKDLSEIARAEVECSMPVTFHGMYKP from the exons ATGGTCAGCCG ATTTGAACACCCAGCTGGTGGCTACAAGAAGATTTTTGAGACATGCGAGGAGCTGGCAGAGCCTCTTCCAGCAACAGTGACAG GTAGGATTCCCCCATTTCTGAAAGGAAGTCTTCTGCGTTTGGGACCTGGGCTTTTTGAGGTTGGAGATGAACCTTTCTATCACCTCTTTGATGGTCAGGCCCTCATGCACAAATTCGACTTCAAGAACGGCCAGGTCACCTACTTCCGAAA GTTTGTGAGAACAGATGCCTACGTGAGAGCCATCACAGAGAAACGCGTGGTGATCACTGAGTTCGGAACATTTGCGTACCCTGATccctgcaaaaacattttctcaag gtTCTTCTCTTACTTTAAGGGTGTTGAGGTCACAGACAACTGCCTGGTGAACGTTTACCCTGTTGGTGAGGATTTTTATGCTGTAACAGAAACCAACTACATCACTAAAGTAAACGTTGACACCCTGGAGACGCTGAAGAAG GTTGACATGTGCAACTACATCAACATTAACGGAGTGACAGCCCACCCTCACATCGAGAGAGATGGCACAGTGTATAACATCGGAAACTGCATGGGAAAAGGAGCGACGCTGGCCTACAACATCGTCAGGATCCCTCCCACACAGAAAG atAAGTCTGATCCCATTGAGAAGTCCAAGGTGGTGGTGCAGTTCCCCAGCGCTGAGAGGTTCAAGCCGTCCTACGTGCACAG CTTCGGCATGTCAGATAACTACTTTGTCTTTGTGGAGACCCCGGTGAAAATCAACCTCCTCAAATTCTTGAGTGCCTGGAGCATCCGAGGCTCCAACTACATGGACTGTTTCGAGTCCAATGAGAGCCAAGGA ACCTTGTTCCACATTGCCAGGAAGGACCCAGGAGAGTACATTGATCACAAGTTCAAAGGTGCACCCATCGGTATGTTTCATCACATCAACACCTACGAGGACCAAGGATTCATTGTTGTTGACCTCTGTGGATGGAAAGG TTTCGAGTTTGTTTACAACTACCTGTGGTTGGCCAACCTGAGAGCCAACTGGGAAGAGGTGAAGAAGGCGGCCATGATGGCACCTCAGCCCGAGGTCCGCAGATATGTTATTCCCCTGGACGTCCACAAG gaggagcaggggaaGAACCTGGTCAGTCTGCCGTACACCACGGCCACAGCGGTGATGCATGCTGATGGGACCATCTGGCTGGAGCCTGAGGTGCTGTTCTCCGGGCCTCGCCAAG CCTTTGAGTTCCCTCAGATCAACTACGAGAGGTACGCAGGGAAGAACTACACGTATGCCTACGGACTGGGTCTCAACCATTTCATTCCAGACAGG ATCTGCAAGTTGAATGTGAAGACTAAGGAGACCTGGGTATGGCAGGAACCAGACTCCTACCCCTCAGAGCCCCTGTTTGTTCAGACTCCCGATGGAGTAGATGAGGACGATG GAGTGCTGCTGACCATCGTGGTGGCTCCTGGCTCTCAGAGACCAGGATACCTCCTCATCCTCAACGCTAAGGATCTGTCCGAGATCGCCAGGGCAGAAGTGGAGTGCAGCATGCCCGTCACCTTTCATGGGATGTACAAACCATAA